One segment of Radiobacillus kanasensis DNA contains the following:
- a CDS encoding DUF5325 family protein has protein sequence MKNIQYPMLAIAILVIIAFSLVGITIVYRNYWLAGTFFILGFAIMGFGLRKKGKATE, from the coding sequence ATGAAAAATATACAATACCCGATGTTAGCCATTGCCATCCTCGTCATCATAGCTTTTAGTCTTGTTGGAATAACAATTGTATATCGGAATTATTGGTTAGCTGGCACGTTTTTTATTTTAGGATTTGCCATAATGGGATTTGGTTTACGCAAAAAAGGAAAAGCTACGGAATAG
- a CDS encoding YlaH-like family protein, which yields MKEQTVIDVGNHLPIVDFLFNVLANGENGPNLLLGFFYLYITITILAIITYKLGFARKLPLLKSVVVYIFLFIGCTIISWFGLKLPMAESLFIIAIILAVYRYRLHRSRQAKAGN from the coding sequence ATGAAAGAACAAACTGTAATTGACGTTGGAAATCATCTGCCAATTGTTGATTTTCTTTTTAATGTCTTAGCAAATGGAGAAAATGGTCCGAATCTCTTGTTAGGTTTTTTTTATTTATATATTACTATAACAATTCTTGCTATTATTACATATAAATTGGGTTTTGCAAGGAAGCTACCTTTGTTAAAGTCCGTTGTTGTGTATATATTTTTGTTCATCGGTTGCACGATCATTTCTTGGTTTGGGCTTAAGTTACCGATGGCGGAGAGCCTCTTTATAATTGCCATAATTTTAGCGGTCTACCGCTATCGATTACACCGTTCGAGACAAGCGAAAGCAGGCAACTAA
- a CDS encoding YlaI family protein, with the protein MEPTRIEVIRMRVKCVLCDSIEKIDSNSLQAKRLRNRRIHMYICQSCYDRVGENTKKRHETGNFNLYKEKKKEDSLI; encoded by the coding sequence ATGGAACCTACAAGGATAGAGGTGATTCGAATGCGAGTAAAGTGTGTACTTTGTGACTCGATCGAAAAGATTGACAGCAATTCCTTACAAGCTAAACGCCTAAGAAACCGACGAATTCATATGTATATATGTCAATCCTGTTATGATCGAGTGGGAGAAAATACGAAGAAAAGACACGAAACAGGTAATTTCAATTTATATAAAGAGAAGAAAAAAGAAGATTCTCTTATTTAG
- a CDS encoding YhcN/YlaJ family sporulation lipoprotein, giving the protein MLKTYLAVVGFLFSMLLVGCQQQNEESLPQEGNQNPTIQVKDSDPQERENLSNSEIASHLANVASEVPNVYHATAVVAGPYAVVGIDVDKDLDRSRVGTIKYSVTEALQHDPYGKNAVVIADADGTERIKDLARKVQEGHPIQGVVDELSAVVGRYMPEFPINEDQPSEPNENKEVIPEDEQKKLDDVEEDQSNHHMD; this is encoded by the coding sequence ATGTTGAAAACATATCTCGCTGTTGTAGGATTCCTATTTTCTATGCTGTTAGTTGGATGCCAACAACAAAATGAGGAGAGCTTACCTCAGGAAGGAAATCAGAATCCGACTATACAAGTAAAAGATTCAGACCCACAAGAACGTGAAAATCTATCGAACAGTGAAATCGCCAGCCATCTGGCTAATGTAGCAAGTGAGGTTCCGAATGTTTACCATGCAACTGCTGTCGTAGCTGGTCCTTATGCGGTCGTTGGAATTGATGTCGATAAAGACTTAGATCGCTCAAGAGTTGGAACGATTAAGTATTCCGTAACGGAAGCCCTCCAACATGATCCATATGGTAAAAATGCTGTAGTGATTGCGGACGCTGATGGTACGGAACGGATAAAGGACTTAGCCAGAAAAGTACAAGAAGGACACCCTATTCAAGGAGTCGTGGATGAACTATCCGCTGTGGTTGGAAGGTATATGCCAGAATTTCCGATTAACGAAGATCAACCTAGTGAGCCAAATGAGAATAAAGAAGTAATTCCTGAGGATGAACAGAAGAAGCTAGACGATGTAGAGGAAGACCAATCGAATCACCACATGGATTAA
- a CDS encoding YlaN family protein: protein MIPEVAISDREKAYALLEADADKILQLIKVQMDNLTMPQCPLYEEVLDTQMFGLSREIDFAVRLNLVSEQDGKSLLENLERELNVLHEAAQAAQKS, encoded by the coding sequence GTGATTCCAGAGGTGGCTATTAGTGATCGTGAAAAAGCCTACGCCCTTCTAGAGGCCGATGCTGATAAAATATTGCAATTGATTAAGGTTCAAATGGACAATCTTACTATGCCCCAGTGCCCTTTATATGAAGAGGTTTTAGATACACAAATGTTTGGTCTATCTAGAGAGATTGATTTTGCGGTCCGGTTGAATCTTGTATCGGAGCAGGATGGTAAATCTCTATTAGAGAATCTAGAAAGAGAATTAAATGTTCTACATGAAGCTGCACAAGCAGCGCAAAAATCATAA
- the ftsW gene encoding putative lipid II flippase FtsW, with product MKQRWKDFDFTLIITPLILTAFGVVMIYSASMVVAVIKYDVPSNYFMLKQLQWFLIGLVPFAIMSFFNYKHLQKLMKVIVLGVILLLVAVLVFGEDVNNSQSWLKIGPFQFQPSEFAKLGIILYLASVYSKKQDYISDFSKAVLPPLIMTGIILGLIFLQPDIGTGAIIFMIACSVIFSSGIRMKHLSILIATGVIFMGLAATQMVTKERIARFTGAYMPFETPQTDGYHLIQSYVAIGTGGLAGEGLGQGVQKLGYLQEPHTDFIMAVIAEELGFIGVAIVIGLLAIIVLRGIYISRLCDDSFGSLVAIGISSWIGIQTFINLGAISGILPITGVPLPFISSGGSSLLTLMIAMGILNNIAKKVRAKEVLVSKDHEKPFDDPRVFNKEVVKRRRSLHQ from the coding sequence ATGAAACAAAGATGGAAAGATTTTGACTTTACCCTTATCATTACTCCTTTGATCCTGACAGCATTTGGGGTTGTTATGATATATAGCGCTAGCATGGTAGTTGCCGTTATAAAATATGATGTTCCTAGCAATTATTTTATGTTAAAGCAGCTTCAATGGTTTTTAATAGGGTTAGTACCCTTTGCCATAATGTCCTTCTTTAATTACAAGCACTTGCAAAAGCTCATGAAGGTAATCGTGTTGGGAGTCATCCTTTTATTAGTAGCTGTGTTAGTCTTTGGGGAAGATGTAAACAACTCGCAATCTTGGTTGAAAATTGGACCTTTTCAGTTCCAACCATCCGAATTCGCCAAACTAGGAATTATCTTATACTTAGCTTCTGTTTATTCCAAAAAACAAGACTATATTTCGGACTTTAGTAAAGCAGTTCTACCACCGCTTATTATGACAGGAATCATCCTAGGATTGATCTTCTTACAACCAGACATTGGTACTGGGGCAATTATTTTTATGATTGCTTGCTCCGTTATTTTTAGCTCTGGAATTCGAATGAAGCACCTTTCTATTCTTATTGCCACAGGAGTTATATTTATGGGATTGGCTGCCACGCAAATGGTGACGAAAGAAAGGATAGCGAGGTTCACAGGGGCATATATGCCATTTGAAACACCGCAGACAGACGGTTATCACTTAATTCAGTCGTACGTGGCAATCGGTACGGGTGGACTAGCTGGTGAAGGTTTAGGTCAAGGTGTTCAAAAATTAGGGTACCTTCAAGAACCACACACAGATTTTATCATGGCCGTTATCGCGGAAGAACTTGGCTTCATTGGGGTTGCTATTGTGATTGGCTTACTAGCAATCATCGTATTACGCGGCATTTATATTTCACGTTTATGTGATGATAGCTTTGGATCACTAGTTGCGATAGGTATCTCTTCTTGGATAGGGATTCAAACCTTTATCAATTTAGGAGCAATTAGTGGTATCCTACCGATTACAGGGGTACCATTGCCGTTTATTAGCTCCGGGGGCTCTTCGCTCCTCACCTTAATGATCGCGATGGGAATTTTAAATAATATCGCTAAGAAAGTTCGTGCGAAAGAAGTGCTTGTTTCTAAAGATCACGAGAAGCCATTCGATGATCCACGAGTGTTTAATAAAGAAGTCGTGAAACGAAGAAGAAGTCTTCATCAATAA
- a CDS encoding COX15/CtaA family protein, with amino-acid sequence MIKFLRKLSVIATIIMVLVLVGGALVTKTDSGMGCGANWPICEGEITPQLVIELSHRLVSGLAGGIVLLLSILSWKYYGSIREVKFLAFTSTFFLVVQALIGAAAVLWPQSDFVMATHFGISLISFAAVLLLTLLIFEIDHKLDAQSLVIDKRFRKHLYWFTAYILFVVYTGALVRHADSSMACTSWPFCVNSKPLVFNYHFGQWIQMGHRLIAGIAFIWTIILYLQVRKHYRHNRVMYWGWTIGVALMVLQVILGAFIIFTFVNLGIALTHALVISIFCGLLSYYLLLASRSAAQEKEQADRELNIK; translated from the coding sequence ATGATCAAATTTTTAAGAAAATTATCGGTTATTGCGACAATCATCATGGTACTCGTCTTAGTCGGGGGTGCACTGGTTACGAAAACGGACTCTGGAATGGGTTGTGGAGCAAATTGGCCTATCTGTGAAGGAGAAATTACCCCACAGCTCGTCATTGAATTAAGCCATCGGCTTGTTTCTGGTCTTGCAGGGGGCATCGTACTCTTACTTTCCATTCTTTCCTGGAAATATTACGGATCAATTAGAGAAGTGAAGTTTCTAGCCTTTACCTCCACATTCTTTTTAGTTGTCCAAGCATTAATTGGTGCAGCGGCTGTATTATGGCCACAATCCGACTTTGTCATGGCTACGCATTTTGGAATCTCATTGATATCCTTTGCAGCTGTTCTTTTATTAACGCTGTTAATTTTTGAGATTGACCACAAATTGGATGCCCAATCACTAGTCATTGATAAAAGATTTCGAAAACATTTGTATTGGTTTACCGCCTATATTTTATTTGTAGTTTACACTGGCGCCCTTGTTCGCCACGCAGATTCAAGCATGGCTTGTACAAGCTGGCCATTTTGTGTGAATAGCAAACCTCTTGTTTTCAATTACCATTTTGGACAATGGATACAAATGGGTCACCGTTTGATTGCAGGTATTGCTTTTATATGGACGATTATTCTCTATCTTCAGGTCCGCAAACATTATCGACATAACCGAGTGATGTATTGGGGTTGGACTATTGGAGTAGCTCTAATGGTCTTACAAGTAATCTTAGGTGCATTCATTATATTTACCTTTGTTAATTTAGGAATTGCGTTAACACACGCTCTTGTCATCTCTATTTTCTGCGGTTTGTTGAGTTATTACTTGTTACTAGCATCCAGAAGTGCAGCACAAGAAAAAGAGCAGGCGGACCGAGAACTGAATATTAAATAA
- the cyoE gene encoding heme o synthase, with the protein MDKVEVSSTQVISQTDNQKESTLWEDFMALIKVGIINSNLMTAFAGFWIALFYNNASFADYWVTFLLTMIGTGMVIAGGCIINNYYDRDIDHIMQRTKARPTVTGTIPLKVILGLGIGISVLGIILLSFTTVQAALFGAFGWFAYVVLYTMWSKRRYTINTAIGSLSGAVPPLIGWAAVDPNLHVAAIIIFVIMFIWQTPHFLALAMKKCKEYKAAGIPMLPVVHGFSITKRQIVVYVTCLLPLPYLLFSLGTVFLVIATLLNLGWLALGISGFKTGNDLKWANRMFVYSLSYLTIFFLTMIIVTVPSTIF; encoded by the coding sequence ATGGATAAGGTGGAAGTTTCTTCTACGCAAGTAATTAGTCAAACAGATAATCAAAAGGAATCTACCTTATGGGAAGATTTTATGGCTCTTATAAAAGTAGGGATTATTAACTCCAATCTCATGACAGCTTTTGCAGGATTTTGGATTGCCCTCTTTTACAATAATGCTTCTTTTGCCGATTATTGGGTAACCTTTTTATTAACGATGATTGGTACAGGAATGGTTATTGCTGGTGGTTGTATTATAAACAACTATTACGATCGGGATATCGATCATATCATGCAAAGAACCAAAGCTAGACCAACGGTTACAGGCACGATTCCACTCAAGGTAATTTTAGGCTTAGGAATTGGTATATCTGTTTTGGGTATCATTCTTCTTAGCTTCACAACTGTACAAGCAGCTTTATTTGGTGCATTTGGTTGGTTTGCTTACGTTGTACTTTATACGATGTGGTCGAAACGTAGATACACCATTAACACAGCAATAGGAAGCTTGTCTGGTGCAGTTCCTCCTTTAATAGGGTGGGCCGCTGTGGATCCTAATCTCCATGTGGCAGCAATTATTATTTTTGTCATTATGTTTATCTGGCAGACCCCTCATTTCCTAGCACTTGCTATGAAGAAGTGTAAAGAATATAAGGCTGCAGGAATACCAATGCTACCAGTGGTACATGGGTTTTCTATTACGAAACGACAAATTGTGGTTTATGTGACTTGTCTGCTTCCATTACCATATTTGTTGTTCTCACTAGGAACAGTATTTCTTGTCATTGCCACCTTGTTAAATCTAGGTTGGTTAGCTTTAGGTATAAGTGGGTTTAAGACAGGAAATGACTTAAAGTGGGCAAACAGGATGTTTGTGTACTCCTTAAGTTACTTAACGATATTCTTTTTAACCATGATTATCGTGACAGTACCTAGTACGATCTTCTAG
- the coxB gene encoding cytochrome c oxidase subunit II, translating into MKGWMGKFRALFLFSSLLLVLSGCGKENLTAFVPEGYGAEVSLNLIIISLVVMVFVILVVMIVYTMVLVKFRQKKGKEDFIPKQTEGNKALEIIWTVIPIILLIIIAVPTVRATFDLADESKADESLNINVTGNQYWWHFSYNDQDIQTSQDLYIPTDTRVYLNLKSSDVIHSFWVPSISGKMDANPENENTMYIEAYEEGVYYGKCAELCGPSHSLMDFKVIAVSPEEFEQWKKDMKSVDPEAQPETASAQEGQKLFQENSCIGCHAIGSSPAAVGPNLTNFGDRTKVAGVLEHDKETIVNWLLNPDELKPGNKMAGNYPELTEEEAGKIADYLLQLQPSEITPESAGNE; encoded by the coding sequence ATGAAAGGTTGGATGGGAAAGTTCCGAGCTCTGTTTTTATTTAGCTCACTTTTACTTGTACTTTCAGGCTGTGGGAAAGAAAACCTTACCGCTTTTGTTCCAGAAGGTTATGGAGCGGAAGTATCTTTAAACCTCATTATCATTTCCTTAGTGGTTATGGTATTTGTGATTTTAGTGGTAATGATTGTATACACCATGGTCTTAGTAAAGTTCAGACAGAAAAAGGGTAAGGAAGATTTTATTCCGAAGCAAACTGAGGGGAATAAAGCACTTGAAATCATCTGGACTGTCATTCCTATTATCCTATTGATAATAATTGCAGTCCCAACTGTAAGAGCTACTTTTGATCTAGCCGACGAATCAAAAGCGGATGAGTCTTTGAACATTAACGTAACGGGTAACCAATATTGGTGGCACTTTAGTTACAATGATCAAGACATCCAAACTAGTCAGGACTTATATATTCCGACAGATACACGAGTATATTTGAATCTCAAGTCTAGTGATGTTATCCACTCTTTCTGGGTGCCATCTATCTCAGGTAAGATGGACGCAAATCCAGAGAATGAAAATACGATGTATATTGAAGCCTATGAAGAAGGCGTTTACTATGGTAAATGTGCTGAGCTTTGTGGACCTTCACACTCTTTAATGGACTTTAAAGTAATTGCTGTAAGTCCAGAAGAGTTTGAACAATGGAAGAAGGACATGAAGAGTGTTGATCCGGAAGCACAACCAGAAACAGCTAGTGCTCAAGAAGGACAAAAGCTTTTCCAAGAAAATAGCTGTATAGGTTGTCACGCTATTGGTTCTTCACCTGCAGCAGTTGGACCTAATCTAACTAACTTCGGGGATAGAACAAAAGTTGCTGGTGTATTAGAACATGACAAAGAAACTATCGTGAATTGGTTGTTAAATCCGGATGAATTAAAGCCAGGAAATAAAATGGCTGGAAACTATCCTGAGTTGACAGAAGAGGAAGCAGGCAAAATTGCGGACTACTTACTTCAATTACAACCATCGGAAATTACACCAGAAAGTGCTGGCAATGAATAA